One region of Sphingomonas kaistensis genomic DNA includes:
- a CDS encoding SufE family protein — protein MPLPALSDLRDDYELLEAEERYRLLIDLGRDLDPMPDALKTDATKVRGCSASVWVYPTRLEDGRLHFLADSNAAITKGIVALVLSTVQDRSPADIAATDITAELEPFDLSRQLSSNRTQGIPNMIALVQDTAKRLA, from the coding sequence ATGCCCCTCCCCGCCCTCTCCGACCTGCGCGACGATTATGAGCTGCTCGAGGCCGAAGAGCGCTACCGGCTCCTGATCGACCTCGGACGCGATCTCGATCCGATGCCGGATGCGCTCAAGACCGACGCCACCAAGGTCCGTGGCTGTTCGGCCAGCGTGTGGGTCTATCCGACCCGCCTCGAGGATGGCCGCCTGCACTTCCTCGCCGACAGCAATGCCGCGATCACCAAGGGCATCGTCGCACTGGTGCTGAGCACGGTCCAGGACCGCAGCCCAGCCGACATCGCCGCCACCGACATCACCGCCGAGCTCGAACCGTTCGACCTGTCGCGCCAGCTGTCGTCCAATCGCACCCAGGGCATCCCCAACATGATCGCGCTGGTCCAGGATACGGCGAAGCGGCTGGCATGA
- a CDS encoding PaaI family thioesterase, producing MSDFRAGVSAPFDPALFFAMARKVGHGRALGLEYRAHGDDWVELALPWRPELVSMPDSGIMATGAIVSLVDTCSGTSVWTALGGFRAAVTLDLRLDYLRPASRGETVIARCECYKITRNVAFVRGVAHGGDEKRPIAHSAATFVAVD from the coding sequence ATGAGCGACTTTCGCGCCGGCGTTAGTGCGCCGTTCGATCCCGCGCTGTTCTTCGCCATGGCCCGCAAGGTCGGGCACGGCCGCGCCCTCGGGCTCGAATATCGCGCCCATGGTGACGACTGGGTCGAACTGGCGCTGCCGTGGCGGCCCGAACTCGTCAGCATGCCCGACAGCGGGATCATGGCGACGGGCGCGATCGTCAGCCTGGTCGATACCTGCTCGGGCACCTCGGTGTGGACCGCGCTCGGCGGCTTCCGGGCGGCGGTGACGCTGGACCTCCGGCTCGACTACTTACGGCCAGCCTCCAGGGGCGAGACGGTGATCGCGCGCTGTGAATGCTACAAGATCACCCGCAATGTCGCCTTCGTCCGCGGGGTCGCGCATGGCGGCGACGAGAAGCGTCCGATCGCCCATAGCGCGGCGACCTTCGTCGCGGTCGACTAG
- a CDS encoding J domain-containing protein → MARSTRSNDWGFPRWRSYADKGRDAARVRLCDREGCMNPGDRPAPKAPNSPERWHFCEAHAAEYNKNWDYFANLTAAEAAEREANERRGADGYKQSSHYAWGGPGDGTRSREEMRALSVLEVETDAGFDEIKAAHRRLAKASHPDLKPGDEEAAKRFQAVQAAYDVLRKAEERKTAAG, encoded by the coding sequence ATGGCCCGCTCGACCCGCTCCAACGACTGGGGATTTCCCCGCTGGCGCTCCTATGCCGACAAGGGCCGGGACGCGGCGCGCGTGCGCTTGTGCGACCGCGAGGGTTGCATGAACCCGGGCGATCGTCCCGCGCCCAAGGCGCCGAACAGCCCCGAGCGCTGGCACTTCTGCGAGGCGCATGCCGCCGAATACAATAAGAACTGGGACTATTTCGCCAATCTGACGGCGGCCGAGGCGGCCGAGCGCGAAGCCAACGAGCGCCGGGGTGCGGACGGCTACAAGCAAAGCTCGCACTATGCCTGGGGCGGTCCCGGTGACGGCACCCGCAGCCGCGAGGAGATGCGCGCTCTGTCGGTCCTCGAAGTGGAGACCGACGCCGGGTTCGACGAGATCAAGGCGGCCCATCGCCGCCTGGCCAAGGCGAGCCACCCCGACCTCAAGCCCGGTGACGAGGAAGCCGCCAAGCGCTTCCAGGCGGTTCAGGCAGCCTATGACGTGCTGCGCAAGGCCGAAGAGCGCAAGACGGCAGCCGGCTAG
- a CDS encoding long-chain fatty acid--CoA ligase has translation MMSILGAMQHHQLRVMRLVDHAEREHGGREIVTAWADGTIGRTNWRGVAQDARRMAKALTRLGIKRGDRVATLAMNHVHHLTSWYGTIGMGGILHTINPRLFPDQLAYIANHAEDRVLLYDKAFAPVVEKMKPQWNTIEHYICMDDGEFRAWIDREDDDFAWVEGDEREPLGLCYTSGTTGNPKGVLYEHRSTMLHTLVEVGPDVFELSARSTCLPIVPMFHANAWGVPWAAPMVGAKLVLSADYRPQQMCDLFREEGVTHSAGVPTVWLGMIDHIERTGDQLGSLKSVTIGGSAAPRAMVEWFRRKGVKIGHAWGMTEMSPIGTCGNPPANWDDMTDEEQVDFTCRQGRIPFGVELRIVDDEGKELPRDGVATGSLQTRGHWIVERYFKEDQSATDADCWFDTGDVAALHPDGTMQITDRAKDVIKSGGEWISSIDLENAAVGVPGVAEAAAIGIAHPKWDERPLLLVVRSAGSDVHEEAIREHLAKHVARWWMPDAIEFVEELPHTATGKLSKKTLREQWKHYVLPTAEAMVGR, from the coding sequence ATGATGAGTATCTTGGGCGCGATGCAGCATCACCAGCTTCGGGTGATGCGCCTGGTCGACCATGCCGAGCGCGAGCATGGCGGGCGGGAGATCGTGACCGCATGGGCCGACGGGACGATCGGCCGCACCAATTGGCGCGGCGTTGCCCAGGATGCGCGGCGCATGGCCAAGGCGCTCACCAGGCTCGGCATCAAGCGCGGCGACCGGGTCGCGACCCTGGCGATGAACCACGTTCATCACCTCACCAGCTGGTACGGCACGATCGGGATGGGCGGCATCCTCCACACCATCAACCCGCGCCTGTTCCCCGACCAGCTTGCCTATATCGCCAACCATGCCGAGGACCGCGTCCTTCTCTACGACAAGGCGTTCGCGCCGGTCGTGGAAAAGATGAAGCCGCAATGGAACACGATCGAGCATTACATCTGCATGGACGACGGCGAGTTTCGCGCGTGGATCGACCGGGAGGACGATGATTTCGCCTGGGTCGAGGGCGATGAGCGCGAGCCGCTGGGCCTGTGCTACACGTCCGGCACCACCGGCAATCCCAAGGGCGTCCTGTACGAGCATCGCTCGACCATGCTCCATACCCTGGTCGAAGTCGGCCCCGACGTCTTCGAACTCAGTGCGCGTTCGACCTGCCTGCCGATCGTTCCGATGTTCCATGCCAACGCCTGGGGCGTGCCGTGGGCAGCGCCGATGGTGGGGGCCAAGCTGGTGCTGAGCGCCGACTATCGCCCGCAGCAGATGTGCGACCTGTTCCGCGAGGAAGGCGTCACCCACAGCGCCGGGGTTCCGACGGTGTGGCTGGGGATGATCGACCATATCGAGCGGACCGGCGACCAGCTGGGCTCGCTCAAGAGCGTCACCATCGGCGGCTCCGCCGCGCCGCGGGCAATGGTGGAGTGGTTTCGCCGCAAGGGCGTCAAGATCGGGCATGCCTGGGGCATGACCGAGATGAGTCCGATCGGCACCTGCGGCAATCCGCCGGCGAACTGGGACGACATGACCGACGAGGAACAGGTCGATTTCACCTGCCGTCAGGGCCGAATCCCGTTCGGGGTCGAGCTGCGGATCGTCGATGACGAGGGCAAGGAACTGCCGCGCGACGGTGTCGCGACCGGCAGCCTGCAAACCCGCGGGCACTGGATCGTCGAGCGCTATTTCAAGGAAGACCAGTCCGCAACCGACGCCGATTGCTGGTTCGACACCGGCGATGTCGCCGCACTTCATCCCGACGGCACCATGCAGATCACCGACCGTGCGAAGGACGTGATCAAGTCGGGGGGGGAATGGATCAGTTCCATCGATCTCGAGAATGCGGCGGTGGGTGTTCCGGGCGTGGCGGAGGCGGCGGCGATCGGGATCGCGCATCCCAAGTGGGACGAGCGCCCGCTTCTGCTGGTGGTGCGCTCGGCTGGTTCCGACGTCCACGAGGAAGCCATTCGCGAGCATCTGGCAAAGCATGTCGCCCGGTGGTGGATGCCCGACGCGATCGAGTTCGTGGAGGAACTTCCCCACACCGCCACCGGCAAGCTCAGCAAGAAGACGCTGCGCGAGCAATGGAAGCATTATGTGCTGCCGACCGCCGAAGCGATGGTCGGACGCTGA
- a CDS encoding YbaB/EbfC family nucleoid-associated protein, whose product MPSLEEIMQMAQNAQAELQKAQDNLDKIEVEGQSGGGLVRIKASAKGRIIGVSIDESLLVPSEKTMVEDLIAAALNDTRAKADQAAAAEMQKMSSTLPLPPGFQMPF is encoded by the coding sequence ATGCCTAGCCTCGAAGAAATCATGCAGATGGCGCAAAATGCGCAGGCCGAGTTGCAGAAAGCCCAGGACAATCTCGACAAGATCGAGGTCGAAGGCCAGTCCGGCGGCGGCCTGGTCAGGATCAAGGCCTCGGCCAAGGGGCGGATCATCGGCGTGTCGATCGACGAAAGCCTGCTGGTCCCGTCGGAAAAGACGATGGTCGAGGACCTGATCGCGGCCGCGCTCAATGATACGCGCGCCAAGGCCGACCAGGCCGCCGCTGCCGAAATGCAGAAGATGAGCTCAACCCTGCCGCTTCCGCCGGGCTTCCAGATGCCATTCTGA
- a CDS encoding DNA polymerase III subunit gamma/tau, which produces MTDDESRHDEPGLGLDLPAQPLEKSAAASPYRVLARKYRPQSFGELIGQDAMVRTLGNAIATGRIAHAFLLTGVRGVGKTSTARLVAKALNCIGPDGQGGPTIDPCGVCEPCRAIAEGRHIDVTEMDAASHTGVDDVREIIEAVRYSAVSARFKIYIIDEVHMLTKNAFNALLKTLEEPPAHVKFLFATTEVNKVPVTVLSRCQRFDLRRIPAEKLVEHFRRIAEIEQVSIEPDALLMIARAAEGSARDGLSLLDQAIAHGGGEVKTEAVRDMLGLADRGRIRRLLSLLLSGDASGSLAELDEAQALGIEPMALLRGLMEQVHAASRAKAGRGGDPLASAEERAASEELGGSLGWSQLHRLWQLLLKGLSDVSLAPDPNEAAAMVLLRLVHAADLPDPAALIARLQGQGEGAVNAPAPRPAAAAAAAPRAEQEAPSHAPASAPAQPPPPEPAAPAVPDGFAELVAFIEGKGKAIRAVQLRNQVGLVSYAAGQMALKPLQPLGASFARDLEAELRSLTGTPWQVTLVDGEAQPSLAAQEKMAEERARDAILREPSVAAVLSAFPDATLEAVQLKDSNHA; this is translated from the coding sequence ATGACTGACGACGAATCGCGCCACGACGAACCGGGCCTTGGCCTCGACCTGCCAGCGCAGCCGCTGGAGAAGAGCGCCGCGGCGTCGCCCTACCGGGTGCTCGCCCGCAAATATCGCCCGCAAAGCTTTGGCGAGCTGATCGGCCAGGACGCGATGGTGCGCACGCTCGGCAATGCGATCGCGACCGGCCGCATCGCCCACGCCTTCCTGCTGACCGGCGTGCGCGGGGTGGGCAAGACCTCCACCGCGCGGCTGGTCGCCAAGGCGCTCAACTGCATCGGTCCGGACGGGCAGGGCGGCCCGACGATCGATCCGTGCGGGGTGTGCGAGCCGTGCCGGGCAATCGCCGAAGGGCGGCATATCGACGTCACCGAGATGGACGCCGCCAGCCACACCGGCGTCGACGACGTCCGCGAGATCATCGAGGCGGTGCGCTATTCCGCGGTCAGCGCGCGCTTCAAGATCTACATCATCGACGAAGTCCACATGCTGACCAAGAACGCCTTCAACGCGCTGTTGAAGACGCTCGAGGAACCGCCCGCGCACGTCAAATTCCTGTTCGCGACGACCGAGGTCAACAAGGTGCCGGTGACGGTGCTGTCGCGTTGCCAGCGGTTCGACCTGCGCCGCATTCCTGCCGAGAAGCTGGTCGAGCATTTCCGCCGGATCGCCGAGATCGAGCAGGTTTCGATCGAGCCCGATGCCCTGCTGATGATCGCGCGCGCCGCAGAAGGTTCGGCGCGTGACGGCCTGTCGCTGCTCGACCAGGCGATCGCGCATGGCGGCGGCGAGGTGAAGACCGAAGCGGTGCGCGACATGCTCGGCCTTGCCGACCGCGGCCGCATCCGCCGCCTGCTGTCGCTGTTGCTGTCGGGCGATGCCTCTGGGAGCCTTGCCGAGCTGGACGAGGCACAGGCGCTCGGGATCGAGCCGATGGCGCTGCTGCGCGGCCTGATGGAGCAGGTCCATGCCGCCTCGCGCGCCAAGGCCGGGCGCGGCGGCGATCCGCTGGCCAGCGCCGAGGAACGCGCGGCGAGCGAGGAGCTTGGCGGCAGCCTCGGCTGGTCGCAGCTTCACCGACTGTGGCAGCTGCTTCTTAAGGGATTGTCGGACGTCAGCCTGGCTCCCGATCCGAACGAAGCGGCGGCGATGGTACTGTTGCGCCTGGTCCATGCCGCCGACCTGCCCGATCCCGCCGCGCTCATCGCGCGGCTGCAAGGGCAGGGCGAGGGCGCGGTGAATGCGCCGGCACCGCGTCCAGCGGCGGCCGCCGCAGCTGCGCCGCGTGCCGAGCAGGAGGCACCCTCACATGCCCCTGCATCCGCGCCGGCCCAGCCTCCTCCACCCGAACCTGCCGCGCCCGCTGTGCCCGATGGCTTCGCCGAGCTGGTCGCGTTCATCGAGGGCAAGGGCAAGGCGATCCGCGCCGTCCAGCTGCGCAACCAGGTCGGGCTTGTCAGCTATGCCGCCGGCCAGATGGCGCTGAAGCCGCTGCAGCCGCTCGGCGCCTCGTTCGCGCGTGATCTGGAGGCGGAACTCCGTTCGCTCACCGGCACGCCGTGGCAGGTCACCCTGGTCGACGGCGAGGCACAGCCATCGCTAGCCGCGCAGGAGAAGATGGCCGAGGAGCGGGCCCGCGACGCCATTTTGCGGGAGCCTTCGGTCGCCGCCGTGCTTTCAGCCTTTCCAGACGCCACTCTCGAAGCCGTTCAGCTCAAGGACTCCAACCATGCCTAG
- a CDS encoding 2Fe-2S iron-sulfur cluster-binding protein produces the protein MTLIRFLRSDGALDREVEAAEGDNLLDVAQAADQPLEGTCGKQMSCSTCHVILSEEDFARLPPAGEDEEDMLDLAYQAQRTSRLACQVRVGGATMTVKMPG, from the coding sequence ATGACCTTGATACGATTTCTGAGATCCGATGGTGCCCTCGACCGCGAGGTCGAGGCTGCCGAGGGCGACAATTTGCTCGACGTCGCGCAGGCCGCCGACCAGCCGCTCGAAGGCACGTGCGGCAAGCAGATGAGCTGCTCGACCTGTCACGTCATCCTGTCGGAGGAGGACTTTGCGCGATTGCCGCCAGCCGGCGAGGACGAGGAGGATATGCTGGACCTCGCCTACCAGGCGCAACGGACCAGCCGCCTGGCCTGCCAGGTCCGGGTCGGTGGAGCGACGATGACGGTGAAGATGCCCGGCTGA
- a CDS encoding cysteine desulfurase family protein: MIYLDYQATTPLAPEVKAAMLPWLDHFANPHSPSRAGREAAAAVEHARGQVAALLPAGGQVVFTSGATEALNLALQATRERIVTLATEHAAVLDTAEWLQRQGVEVEKLPVAPDGRVDLDQLRRALHQPTALVAAMLVNNEIGVIQPIDEIASLAHEAGALMLCDAVQGFGRLPIPDGPDLIAISAHKIHGPKGIGALWIRDGVSLEPLIHGGGQERGMRSGTLSPMLCVGFGAAAALAAERREADHAHVERLWQAALDALGPGWIVNGSSADRYRGNLNVRRPGLDAARLLAECRTIAFSLGSACASGSGRPSHVLRAIGLGDADARQSIRLGFGRYTTFDDLTEACALIRRATEAQQRFAA; the protein is encoded by the coding sequence ATGATCTACCTCGACTACCAGGCGACAACGCCGCTTGCGCCCGAAGTGAAGGCGGCGATGCTGCCGTGGCTCGATCATTTCGCCAATCCGCACAGCCCGAGCCGGGCGGGCCGCGAGGCGGCGGCAGCGGTGGAGCATGCAAGAGGGCAGGTGGCGGCTCTGCTGCCCGCGGGTGGCCAGGTGGTCTTCACCTCGGGCGCGACCGAGGCGCTCAACCTGGCGCTTCAAGCGACGCGGGAGCGGATCGTCACCCTCGCCACCGAACATGCCGCGGTCCTCGACACGGCGGAATGGCTGCAGCGCCAGGGCGTTGAGGTGGAGAAACTGCCGGTCGCGCCGGACGGACGGGTCGATCTGGACCAGCTCCGCCGCGCGCTGCATCAGCCGACCGCGCTAGTCGCTGCGATGCTGGTCAACAACGAGATTGGCGTCATCCAGCCAATCGACGAGATCGCATCGCTGGCCCACGAGGCCGGAGCCCTGATGCTGTGCGATGCGGTGCAGGGCTTCGGGCGCTTGCCTATCCCCGATGGTCCCGACCTCATCGCGATCAGCGCGCACAAGATCCACGGGCCCAAGGGGATCGGGGCTTTGTGGATCCGCGATGGTGTCAGCCTGGAGCCGCTGATCCATGGAGGCGGACAGGAACGGGGGATGCGGTCGGGAACGCTGTCTCCGATGCTGTGTGTCGGTTTCGGTGCCGCCGCTGCCCTGGCGGCGGAACGGCGGGAGGCCGATCACGCGCATGTCGAACGGCTGTGGCAGGCGGCGCTCGACGCGCTTGGGCCCGGCTGGATCGTCAACGGCAGCAGCGCGGACCGTTATCGCGGCAATCTCAACGTCCGCCGCCCTGGGCTCGACGCTGCGCGATTGCTGGCGGAATGCCGCACGATCGCCTTCTCGCTCGGCAGCGCCTGCGCCAGCGGCTCGGGTCGGCCGAGCCATGTCCTGCGCGCGATCGGCCTTGGCGACGCCGACGCGCGGCAAAGCATCCGGCTCGGGTTCGGCCGCTACACGACCTTCGACGACTTGACTGAGGCCTGCGCGCTGATCAGGCGCGCGACCGAGGCGCAGCAACGGTTTGCCGCATGA